The window ttcagtCAAAAATTGCAATGTCgttattttttaatgaattttttttttaaatcgacgtaaacaacaaccataaaaaacattcttgatgtaataatgatgatggtagtggtggtggtggtgtgtgtgtgtggttaaTTCATATAATACACGAATCTAGAATActggatgattatgatgatgtcatcgttatcatttaCATTCACCATAACCtttataatttaaaaaaattaaaaaaaagcagACCTACCAAACAGCCTACAATGATATGTTgcacaatgatcatcaacaagaatcaacagaagatttttatgatgatgttcatcattgaaaatcaaaaatgatgaaatggtaATTTtcgttccattttttttctccagtCTCATCACTCATCGattttcttttatcatcattgtcgcatatagaatattctatagatagaacacacacacacatacgcaAACACTGCtatcaaatataaatcacATGCGCCTAGTTTCATGTTGAAAGTTGGAACTAATGAAAAGCAAATATATTGTATATCCATACACAATGTTCCAATTGgatcaaacttttttttagctacaaattattgattattgacaAGTATTTGCGTGCCATATTCgatcatattcatcaaatcaaaaatggtcatatgaatgagaaaaaacaaaaatattagcGAATcgattaaacaaaaaaaaacagaattacaattttaaattctcttcattcataataatgtacagataaatcaaaaataaacttaaaaggaaattttaaatgatttaaatgaatgaatgggagtaaaaaaaatcagttcTTACCGCAAAAATTGACGAATCGacaacagaaacaacaacacaagaCTTTGACCACTTTCAATAATCGATTCGAtcattacgatgatgataataatgatgatgatgatgatgacgaaaaaacaatgacaatgacattTTCGTTGTCCAtatattggtggtggtgatcgGACAAGGATCACaaatgaatatcatcatcatcaaatgttgaatgatcaaaatattgatgaaaaaaaatcaatgatgatgatcaaaacacacaaatgaGCCTCTGAATATATTGGAGtttcatattgttgttgaaatagaataaatatatattcagATAGTTGCTATAGCGCCACACCACTTTACATCACAGAAATATATTCGGTCTATATATTCAACTCAGAGAATAAAATATTcggagaaagagagaaatacCAAAGAATTGCAATCGCCTtaaaccaaattttttttcaccacaaATACCTCatccagaaaaaataaccaaaagaGAAGCATAAATTCCatgccttttttttcttccaatcCTGTAATAAATCAAGTGATTtcgaaaatcaaagaaaaaaattctcaatcaGGATCAATTTAGATTTCTACTTTTCTAATCTCGATTTGTTTTCTCAATTCGttcacattcacacacacacacacacacacaatcaacctgatgataatcaataaatcaagttattcatttcaactcCATCATTCACCACTAAATTTGTaatcttgttttgttttggtggttttcaacattttacGTATCGAATTTGATACGAAAGAAGacgaaaaagaagaagaaacatCAAACCATAtcacattgaaaataaagttGTTCagttagtttttttctcctaATTTTCTCTCAATCGGACAAACATGTAAGCCTCATtcgatattttcaatttgttttgattaacaaaacgatttttttttttgatctagAATTTTTCTCGGCCACAACATTAACcatacattttattttcatgaaaaagaaaaaatgaagaccagtgaaaataacaatgaacaacaacaatgctATACGAATGAAGAACCTaaagtatcatcatcatcatcatcagccaataataatgattcaaccATTGAATTGgaaccattcattcatcaagtTGGTGGCCGTAGTACGATACTTGTATTGGGCAAATATATTTGCAAACCAATCAATGATCgtgaattattattctatgAAAGCATTGATCATTATGCATCAACATTAAAACCATTTTTACCACAATATCATGGAACAATATCTGTAAATTTTGAAGAAAGTAATGATGGCTATATGATCATCACAACGAATGCTCGTTTACTTGAAGtttcactatcatcatcatcgtcgtcatctgaatcattaataaataacagtaaaaaaaagaataatgaaaCACTTTCATCAGATTCTCCTTATCAAAAATTTGTGACCAAATATCGTATTAAATTGGTACGACCAATCAAAGAGATAATAATCGAAAGTCATGAACAAGATGTAGAATACAATcgtcaacagcaacaacaacatgttCTTTTAAATCTAGAATCGGCCAATAATCAACTGAATTATATTCTTAGgaataaagaaaatacaAAAGCTGTCGattcgaatttgaatcatcaaaatcacagttcatcatcatccggtaCAGCAACAGccgtaacaacaacaaatctaaATCGTTCCCGTTCAACATCGATTTCTATACCAAATTTTGAAGATGgtaattttaatgattctAATGATCTATCAACattatttgataatcaattcttcatcaatGAAGTGGGTCAAAATGGTTATAGagacagcagcagcagcagcagtaacAACAGTAGCGGCAATAATTGTAGCAATAAAcgtaataaaattcaatcaccCGATAGCTATAAACATTCGATAGGTGGCCATTcccaacaacagcaacaacaacgaccgACAATGGCCAATATATCTAGCCCTCGGTTGATTAGTTATAATAGTCTATCCACAACCAAACATAATCCATGGgtgttgaaaacattttccaTATTAAGcgaattcaatgaatcaatgaaagaaCAAagtatgtatgtttttttttgatttgtaattGTTGTGATACTAatcacattcaatgatgacaatgaaactAGAATTCATTCTATTAGAAAATCTTACATCGGATTTTGAATATCCATGTATAATGGACCTGAAAATGGGTACACGTCTCCACGATGATCATGCaacacagacaaaaaaacaaagtcaTGAATCGAAAGTTAATGAAACCACTTCTGGTGCGCTCGGTTTACGTGTTACCGGAATTCAAGTgagctattttttttctctgtattgtttttcattttttttatccactaaaaacaaattatttagATCTATGATAAAGAAATGGATAAATTTATCTGTTATAATAAGTATTATGGTCGCAAATTAACGCCAGAAACATTTCgttcaacattgaaaatgtttgtttcgaatgaaaatttttataatcatcataaattattggataaaatgattgaacgATTACAACGGCTTCGTACAATTATCGTTGGATTGGATAGTTTCCGTTTCTATACaagttcattattattaatttatgAAGGAAACACTTGTCAttgtattgataatgatgattgtgaatgtTGTAATCAAGATCAAGATCAAGATAAACCAATGTTTGATGTTCGTGTAATTGATTTTGCACATTCAACACATGccaatcttcatcatcataattataataatgatcattcatcattgtcaccatcattatcatcaccaaacaaatcattatcaGATATTCAACATCGTGGCTATGATGAAGGATTTGTTTATGGATTAGATAATCTCattaaaattctttcattattCCGTAAAGAatataatgaacaaaatttaaaatgaaaaaaaaaattatatttgtaACAAATTCTATTagatattttcatcattgaaatttatgCTTATAACGTAAACATTGTTGAGATTAAATTAACATGAATCATtgtcaccaccaccattttttaattgatcaatcaaatttaataCAATCTTAATATGGGCTTTAATTTTGGCCGAATTTTCCGCCAAAAGTTCcatcgatttttttaaaattcccGTTTTACGATCGATGAATTTCAAAGCTTCATCAAGTGttaattcaacaaaacaatccaATCCAACACATAGATATATTCGATCGGTATTTGGTCTGTTgtatggaaaacaaaaacaaacaaaaaaaaatgtttcacaaTTGGCAAATAATTTAGAAGCAAAAAACTTACATAACACATTGAACATAGCAATTTGAGCcaatatcattcattgtttttatcgttttcaattcatgacgattaattgtttcaattgtcgatttaacattattataattggcAATTTGTTCACATATCTCTTCATATTGATGAGAAACTTTTTGCAGATCAGTTTTCAATACTTCTTCAACAAAACGTTCataacgaaaaatttttccatcaatcgttgatgatgttgatgatgatgaatcgattaTATAATCGGCCATAGAATCGGCCATTTCCATACGAGACATATTCCGAACACGATCCGCGAACAACACATGTTTGGTAATTCTGATAATTATTCTTTACTACatataaattttaatcaatagATGGCAACACttgtgatgattgaaaaataacaaactGGCATTCGAATTGTTCAGCCAttcataattcaaaaaaaaaaaaactttttcatttcaatttatttatttacaaacTGCCTTATTCCATGTtgcaaagagaaaaaaaactgataataaatgaaaaaattcatcaatcaagaAATCAATTAATATCAACTATATCAAAAATCGTGTGTATCGcgataaaatttgaataaaaatcacatttcaccaggaaaaaaaattaacaatattcagtgtgtttgtgtgtcattgtcactaaaaaaaatcttaattagagagaaaaatttttttaattaaatgttgttgattgataatttaaaaaaagtgTGTAGTGTATAGAAATTCTAATACAAATGATTTATCAAATGTGTGATGTATgtgtgaaacaaacaaacagaaatgaaatgagttttttttggttcggaAACATTAATCAGTgtatgaagatgatgattaatttcaGCTTTTTCCATCAAAACTTAACTTTTTTAAAATAGATGCTGTCATAGTtccttgtttttgttgaccattattacttttgttattattagtttTGCTTGAAGTAGTCTGTGGTGAATTATTAAtcttattattgttatttgttaTTGCATTCgaatctttattattattgttgttgatatttgttttattaaatgatgatgatgataatatcgcTTGATGAGGAAGAACTGGCTTAATTGAGGGTTTATTTGGCGGTAtcggtggtggtgttggtcgTGGACCGGTCGTTGGTTTTTTAACCATTGTTCCTGTTgtcgatattgatgatgatgatgatgatgatgatgttgttgttgttgacgtcGTCGTCGTGGTCGATATAGATGTTGTTTTGGCAGAATTCTCATAGAACATGACTGTTTGTTTGACAGATGTATCCAAggatttggatgatgatgataatttcgaatcattttcattattgttattgttgttgatgatagtTATATTGTCAGCTGCTTCTGTTGtggacattttatttttcgtacAAGAATTTGTCATcgtacaatgatgattcggtTGCTGTTTGGGTTGTGGAGCAGGTATCGATGGCGGTGGTAATATTATTGTATTATTACTGCTGTTATTCAGATTCGTATCTTGTGTATGAATACTTTTAGCTGCTATAGTTGCGGTAGTAGTTAATATGGATGCTGGACTAATTGTTTTATTAGCTGCTGCAGTAATTGGAATTGGTTGAGCAACACTAGCTTTTGGATGAAATACTGGATTAACGGAAGAAAGTGATTGAACTTTTGGACCAActggtgttgttgttacaaTCGATGAACGAACACCTTCACCAAGATTCCATTTCTCttgatcaacaatattgCTGTTGAGAGATTTCGATGCTATACATTTACCGGTCGTCGCTTGCAATTGAGCCTGTAATGATTCGACCATATTACGTAAACGATCATTTTCAGCAAttaattcaacattttttgcTTCACTTTCTTGCAgttgtgaatgaaattcttgtcgttctttatcaaaatcatttagatatttttccaattcagcTTCCATCTGTAATGATCGTTTACTTTCATCTTCAAGACCTTCGACCATTTCGGccatttttcctttttccgTCGTAAGTGTTTGTTCAAGTTGTTCATTATgatgtttttcatcaatcaatttcaaaatcaattgtttaCGTTCATATAATAaagtcattatcatttgtttcatatgatctttggtttcattcaattgttgatttAATTCTTGTATCTTTGTCTCGTGTTTAATACgatcataattttcaaaatctttttcatattgtccattttttcttctctccACTTCAAGTTCGTTGAGCatattttcatattgattttccaataattttaaaCGATCATTTGTTTTCGCATGTAATCGCcgttgattattgattagattttctaattgaaatgtttttatattatacAATGCTAATGTTGTTGGATATTCCAATGATGGTTCATAAATGGCTAATGAATCACGTGATAATGCAATCAATGGATCGGATGAgtattttattgtttgttcaGCTGTCAATtctgtttgattattattatttttcggtgtacaatgatcaatttgtttggttgttttaAAGCCACTGATTGGTT of the Dermatophagoides farinae isolate YC_2012a chromosome 1, ASM2471394v1, whole genome shotgun sequence genome contains:
- the LOC124493024 gene encoding inositol hexakisphosphate kinase 1 isoform X1, with protein sequence MKTSENNNEQQQCYTNEEPKVSSSSSSANNNDSTIELEPFIHQVGGRSTILVLGKYICKPINDRELLFYESIDHYASTLKPFLPQYHGTISVNFEESNDGYMIITTNARLLEVSLSSSSSSSESLINNSKKKNNETLSSDSPYQKFVTKYRIKLVRPIKEIIIESHEQDVEYNRQQQQQHVLLNLESANNQLNYILRNKENTKAVDSNLNHQNHSSSSSGTATAVTTTNLNRSRSTSISIPNFEDGNFNDSNDLSTLFDNQFFINEVGQNGYRDSSSSSSNNSSGNNCSNKRNKIQSPDSYKHSIGGHSQQQQQQRPTMANISSPRLISYNSLSTTKHNPWVLKTFSILSEFNESMKEQKFILLENLTSDFEYPCIMDLKMGTRLHDDHATQTKKQSHESKVNETTSGALGLRVTGIQIYDKEMDKFICYNKYYGRKLTPETFRSTLKMFVSNENFYNHHKLLDKMIERLQRLRTIIVGLDSFRFYTSSLLLIYEGNTCHCIDNDDCECCNQDQDQDKPMFDVRVIDFAHSTHANLHHHNYNNDHSSLSPSLSSPNKSLSDIQHRGYDEGFVYGLDNLIKILSLFRKEYNEQNLK
- the LOC124493024 gene encoding inositol hexakisphosphate kinase 1 isoform X2 yields the protein MKTSENNNEQQQCYTNEEPKVSSSSSSANNNDSTIELEPFIHQVGGRSTILVLGKYICKPINDRELLFYESIDHYASTLKPFLPQYHGTISVNFEESNDGYMIITTNARLLEVSLSSSSSSSESLINNSKKKNNETLSSDSPYQKFVTKYRIKLVRPIKEIIIESHEQDVEYNRQQQQQHVLLNLESANNQLNYILRNKENTKAVDSNLNHQNHSSSSSGTATAVTTTNLNRSRSTSISIPNFEDVGQNGYRDSSSSSSNNSSGNNCSNKRNKIQSPDSYKHSIGGHSQQQQQQRPTMANISSPRLISYNSLSTTKHNPWVLKTFSILSEFNESMKEQKFILLENLTSDFEYPCIMDLKMGTRLHDDHATQTKKQSHESKVNETTSGALGLRVTGIQIYDKEMDKFICYNKYYGRKLTPETFRSTLKMFVSNENFYNHHKLLDKMIERLQRLRTIIVGLDSFRFYTSSLLLIYEGNTCHCIDNDDCECCNQDQDQDKPMFDVRVIDFAHSTHANLHHHNYNNDHSSLSPSLSSPNKSLSDIQHRGYDEGFVYGLDNLIKILSLFRKEYNEQNLK
- the Uxt gene encoding uxt prefoldin-like subunit, which gives rise to MSRMEMADSMADYIIDSSSSTSSTIDGKIFRYERFVEEVLKTDLQKVSHQYEEICEQIANYNNVKSTIETINRHELKTIKTMNDIGSNCYVQCVIPNTDRIYLCVGLDCFVELTLDEALKFIDRKTGILKKSMELLAENSAKIKAHIKIVLNLIDQLKNGGGDNDSC
- the LOC124493022 gene encoding uncharacterized protein LOC124493022 gives rise to the protein MSFFNTTLKRNSKLDLSRPDLLKLVSMLEGELQAREIVIAVLKSEQIKRLLNPIVVGSMIQPISGFKTTKQIDHCTPKNNNNQTELTAEQTIKYSSDPLIALSRDSLAIYEPSLEYPTTLALYNIKTFQLENLINNQRRLHAKTNDRLKLLENQYENMLNELEVERRKNGQYEKDFENYDRIKHETKIQELNQQLNETKDHMKQMIMTLLYERKQLILKLIDEKHHNEQLEQTLTTEKGKMAEMVEGLEDESKRSLQMEAELEKYLNDFDKERQEFHSQLQESEAKNVELIAENDRLRNMVESLQAQLQATTGKCIASKSLNSNIVDQEKWNLGEGVRSSIVTTTPVGPKVQSLSSVNPVFHPKASVAQPIPITAAANKTISPASILTTTATIAAKSIHTQDTNLNNSSNNTIILPPPSIPAPQPKQQPNHHCTMTNSCTKNKMSTTEAADNITIINNNNNNENDSKLSSSSKSLDTSVKQTVMFYENSAKTTSISTTTTTSTTTTSSSSSSSSISTTGTMVKKPTTGPRPTPPPIPPNKPSIKPVLPHQAILSSSSFNKTNINNNNNKDSNAITNNNNKINNSPQTTSSKTNNNKSNNGQQKQGTMTASILKKLSFDGKS